In Vreelandella piezotolerans, one genomic interval encodes:
- a CDS encoding calcium/sodium antiporter: MLLAFLAVVVGLVLLIWSAEKFIDGAAATSRWLGLSPLLIGMLVIGFGTSAPEMMVSVLAATQGNPGLAVGNAYGSNIANMGLVLGFVALMAPLAVHSGVIRKEMPLLVLVMLVTGYMLWDGWISRLEAALLLIGLGVFITASIFNARGQQDDPLMAEVTESLDSKPMSRGKSIMWTLIGLVLLIASSRLLVWGAVEIAVGFGVSDLIIGLTVVAVGTSLPELASSISALRRNEHDMVLGNVVGSNLFNSMAVVGLAGVIAPIEAGREVLMRDWSVMTLMTLVMVLFAFSWRGRPRRINRIEGGALFTMFIAYTGYMVSIVVMA; the protein is encoded by the coding sequence ATGTTACTCGCCTTTCTTGCTGTGGTAGTGGGCTTGGTCCTGCTGATATGGAGTGCAGAGAAGTTTATCGACGGTGCCGCGGCGACGTCGCGCTGGTTAGGGCTTTCGCCGCTCTTGATCGGCATGCTGGTGATTGGGTTTGGTACATCCGCCCCGGAGATGATGGTCTCGGTACTGGCGGCAACGCAAGGCAATCCTGGTTTGGCGGTGGGTAACGCTTACGGTTCTAACATTGCCAACATGGGGTTGGTGCTGGGTTTTGTCGCACTGATGGCGCCTCTCGCCGTCCATTCGGGGGTAATTCGTAAAGAGATGCCGCTACTCGTCTTGGTGATGCTAGTGACGGGATACATGCTATGGGACGGATGGATATCGCGGCTTGAAGCGGCGCTGTTGCTCATCGGGCTTGGCGTGTTCATTACGGCGAGCATCTTCAACGCTCGCGGTCAGCAAGACGATCCGTTGATGGCAGAAGTGACCGAAAGCCTGGATAGCAAGCCGATGTCTCGCGGTAAGTCCATCATGTGGACGCTGATTGGATTGGTGTTATTGATTGCCAGCTCTCGATTGCTGGTATGGGGCGCCGTTGAAATTGCCGTGGGTTTTGGTGTGAGTGATTTGATCATCGGTTTGACGGTGGTAGCGGTGGGCACGTCGTTACCTGAATTAGCGTCCTCTATCAGCGCCTTGCGCCGCAATGAACATGACATGGTGCTAGGTAACGTTGTCGGCTCGAACCTCTTCAATAGCATGGCCGTGGTGGGCTTGGCGGGCGTCATTGCGCCGATCGAGGCGGGGCGTGAAGTGCTGATGCGGGATTGGAGCGTAATGACGCTCATGACGCTCGTCATGGTGCTGTTTGCGTTCTCTTGGCGTGGGCGTCCGCGGCGTATCAACCGTATCGAGGGTGGTGCACTCTTTACCATGTTTATTGCCTACACCGGCTATATGGTCAGCATCGTGGTGATGGCCTAG
- a CDS encoding cytochrome ubiquinol oxidase subunit I codes for MELDPLVLSRIQFAFVVSFHAIFPVFTIGLASYIALLHGLYFKTGNPAWDRLSLFWTKVFAVVFGMGVVSGIVMSFQFGTNWSNFSQAASNFLGPVLSYEVVTAFFLEAAFLGVLLFGRGKVPQGVHLFAAIMVAVGTFISSFWILSANSWMHTPAGVELIDNRFHVLSWFEAIFNPSFPYRFAHMAMASFLTGGFVVAGVSAWFLLRGRDPEANRRALSMCLWLLLFLAPAQAVVGDFHGLNTLEHQPTKVAAMEGHWETSSNVPLLLFAIPDQEAQTNHLEIGIPNLASIILTHSPDGVIPGISEAAPEEQPPVIIVFWAFRVMVGIGLLMIATAFIGLLMRRKGRVYEHSGYLKALVCMIPMPFAAVLAGWIVTESGRAPWLVYGMMTHAEGLTPSLTGPMALFTLIGYVAVYAVVFYAGIYYLTRVVRNGMLPHDEQETTSENFKRPMRPFSAAHTPFDDDVDPVRS; via the coding sequence ATGGAACTCGACCCCCTAGTACTATCGCGAATACAGTTCGCCTTCGTTGTATCGTTTCATGCGATCTTTCCAGTCTTTACCATTGGGCTAGCGTCCTATATTGCGCTGCTCCATGGGCTGTACTTTAAGACCGGCAATCCTGCGTGGGACCGCCTTTCGCTGTTTTGGACCAAGGTATTTGCCGTTGTCTTCGGCATGGGCGTCGTCTCGGGTATCGTGATGTCTTTCCAGTTCGGCACCAATTGGAGCAACTTTTCCCAGGCCGCCTCCAACTTCTTGGGGCCCGTGCTGAGCTATGAAGTCGTCACCGCGTTCTTCTTGGAAGCGGCATTCCTCGGTGTGCTCTTGTTTGGCCGTGGAAAAGTCCCGCAAGGGGTGCACCTGTTTGCTGCCATTATGGTGGCAGTGGGTACGTTCATTTCTTCCTTCTGGATTTTGTCAGCCAATAGCTGGATGCACACGCCTGCCGGTGTGGAACTGATCGACAACCGCTTCCACGTACTCTCTTGGTTCGAGGCTATCTTCAATCCCTCTTTCCCGTATCGCTTTGCCCATATGGCCATGGCGTCTTTCTTGACGGGTGGTTTCGTCGTGGCGGGCGTCAGCGCTTGGTTCCTGCTTCGTGGGCGCGATCCAGAGGCCAATCGCCGCGCACTCTCCATGTGCTTGTGGCTACTCCTTTTTCTCGCACCTGCACAAGCGGTGGTCGGGGACTTTCATGGTTTGAACACACTCGAGCATCAGCCGACTAAAGTGGCGGCGATGGAAGGGCATTGGGAAACGTCTAGCAACGTACCGCTGCTGCTGTTTGCCATTCCGGACCAGGAAGCGCAAACCAACCATCTTGAGATCGGCATTCCGAACCTCGCTAGCATTATCTTGACCCACTCTCCCGATGGGGTAATTCCTGGGATCAGCGAAGCTGCTCCTGAGGAGCAGCCACCCGTTATCATCGTATTTTGGGCTTTCCGTGTCATGGTCGGCATCGGTCTGCTGATGATTGCAACCGCCTTCATTGGTCTGCTGATGCGTCGCAAGGGCAGAGTGTACGAACACTCGGGCTATTTAAAGGCGCTGGTCTGTATGATCCCCATGCCTTTCGCGGCGGTGTTGGCAGGTTGGATCGTCACCGAATCCGGACGCGCTCCTTGGCTGGTTTACGGCATGATGACCCATGCCGAGGGCTTGACGCCGTCGCTGACCGGGCCAATGGCGCTATTCACTCTGATTGGCTACGTGGCAGTCTATGCCGTCGTGTTCTACGCCGGTATTTACTACCTCACTCGCGTGGTACGCAATGGCATGCTGCCTCACGACGAGCAGGAAACGACGAGTGAGAACTTCAAGCGGCCTATGCGCCCATTCTCTGCGGCACACACCCCTTTTGACGATGACGTCGATCCGGTCAGGAGCTGA
- the cydB gene encoding cytochrome d ubiquinol oxidase subunit II → MEMFDLTLIWAGIIGFGIMMYVLMDGFDLGLGILFPFAPDEDSRDVMMNSVAPVWDGNETWLVLGGAGLLGAFPLVYSVFLPALYIGVFLMLAGLIFRGVAFEFRFKSRRNRRWWNRAFSWGSGVAAFAQGAVVGAYIQGFRVENFAFVGGAFDWLTPFSVLTGLGLMAGYALLGATWLILKSEGHIQDWAYKITPMLLALVLGVFAIISIWTPFVNPVVWERWFGHLQLIWIFPALALFSAFMVYRSVKRRDEGIPFVATIGIYVFTYLGLIVSKWPVIVPPNYTLWDAASAPESQLFLLIGVLFVIPIILAYTAWTYWVFRGKVRVGEGYH, encoded by the coding sequence ATGGAAATGTTTGATTTAACGCTAATTTGGGCGGGCATCATCGGCTTCGGCATCATGATGTACGTATTAATGGATGGTTTCGATCTGGGCTTGGGGATACTGTTTCCCTTCGCCCCAGATGAAGATTCCCGCGATGTCATGATGAACTCGGTAGCCCCTGTATGGGATGGCAACGAGACCTGGCTAGTTTTGGGGGGCGCGGGCCTGCTCGGTGCTTTCCCATTGGTGTATTCGGTCTTTTTGCCAGCGCTTTACATAGGGGTCTTTTTGATGCTGGCCGGGCTGATTTTCCGCGGCGTCGCGTTTGAATTTCGCTTCAAGTCGCGTCGTAATCGGCGCTGGTGGAACCGTGCATTCAGCTGGGGTTCCGGTGTGGCGGCGTTTGCCCAAGGGGCCGTGGTCGGGGCGTACATTCAAGGCTTCCGTGTCGAAAACTTTGCTTTCGTGGGCGGTGCTTTCGACTGGTTGACGCCGTTCTCAGTGCTCACGGGACTAGGCTTGATGGCGGGCTACGCTCTGCTTGGTGCGACCTGGTTGATCCTCAAATCGGAAGGTCATATCCAAGACTGGGCGTACAAGATCACGCCCATGTTGCTGGCGCTGGTGCTCGGGGTGTTCGCCATTATCAGTATTTGGACGCCGTTCGTTAATCCGGTGGTATGGGAACGTTGGTTCGGCCATCTTCAATTAATCTGGATTTTCCCGGCGTTGGCGCTTTTTTCGGCCTTCATGGTGTATCGCTCCGTCAAGCGTCGCGATGAAGGGATACCGTTCGTAGCAACGATAGGCATCTATGTCTTTACCTACTTAGGGCTGATCGTCAGTAAATGGCCGGTTATCGTGCCGCCCAATTACACACTTTGGGACGCCGCGTCAGCGCCCGAATCACAATTGTTCCTGCTGATTGGCGTGCTGTTCGTTATCCCGATCATCCTGGCCTATACCGCTTGGACCTACTGGGTGTTCCGCGGCAAGGTGCGTGTAGGGGAGGGATACCACTAA
- the cydD gene encoding thiol reductant ABC exporter subunit CydD, with the protein MSDHPPEVNTVEAMTPRHWLNLLAKREQKQLMWAAVWGVLAGMQTVLLVVGLAWLIDQLVIVGRSPWSLVLPLVGLVVVVLLRSLFQALQETCSAKASLRIRQYARQTLLDKISALGPTWLTRQQSGALATQSVEHIEALDGYFARFYPQLRIVVALPMLILSIVVWLDYLVAFFLLLSAPLIPLFMALVGMGAERLNRDQFMAVSRLSAHFIDRVRGMTTLQLFGHTKEAQQDVWYATDHYRRLSIRTLRLAFLSSAVLEFFASVAIAVVAMYVGFGLLGYIDYGPSPQLTLFSGLAVLLLAPEFFQPLRTLSQHYHDRAAALGAAESVVAILNEPNQVASSPLPPSASGVLLELDGVDIRYAERTPVLSDVSMSLRQGDVAVLTGESGSGKSSLLALMAGFMRPTRGVCRIDLSIPIAWLDQAPCILQGSLADNLRIASPKADDAALVKALQRAGLGKLLASLPHGLETTVGERGVGLSGGQAQRLALARVYLSQARLILLDEPTASLDAETESVVIQALLEWAGEGRTLVMATHHPAVMTVANRHFVCRSGQLVEVKQ; encoded by the coding sequence ATGTCAGACCATCCTCCCGAAGTGAATACGGTGGAGGCCATGACGCCGCGCCATTGGCTTAACTTGCTTGCCAAACGCGAGCAGAAACAGCTGATGTGGGCGGCGGTTTGGGGCGTGCTGGCGGGTATGCAAACCGTCCTGCTGGTGGTGGGGCTTGCTTGGCTGATCGACCAGTTGGTCATTGTAGGGCGTTCCCCCTGGTCACTCGTGCTACCGCTCGTTGGCCTCGTGGTGGTTGTCTTGCTGCGTTCGCTTTTTCAGGCACTGCAAGAGACGTGTAGTGCTAAAGCAAGCCTTCGCATTCGGCAATATGCCAGGCAAACCCTGCTCGACAAAATCTCGGCGCTTGGGCCAACATGGTTGACGCGTCAGCAGAGTGGGGCATTGGCCACTCAGTCGGTGGAGCACATCGAGGCGCTGGATGGTTACTTCGCTCGCTTTTATCCGCAGCTGAGAATCGTCGTGGCGTTGCCGATGCTGATACTGAGCATTGTCGTTTGGCTCGACTACCTGGTTGCCTTTTTTCTGCTTTTATCCGCCCCACTAATACCGCTGTTCATGGCATTGGTAGGGATGGGGGCTGAGCGATTGAATCGTGATCAGTTCATGGCCGTCTCTCGTCTTTCCGCACACTTTATCGACCGAGTGCGCGGAATGACCACCCTGCAGCTGTTTGGTCACACCAAAGAGGCTCAGCAAGATGTGTGGTACGCCACCGATCACTATCGTCGACTGAGTATTCGGACGCTGCGTTTAGCGTTCTTATCGTCGGCGGTCTTGGAGTTTTTTGCTTCCGTCGCGATTGCTGTCGTGGCCATGTATGTCGGTTTTGGCTTGCTAGGATACATCGATTACGGTCCTTCGCCCCAGTTGACGCTGTTTAGCGGGTTGGCAGTGTTGCTCCTTGCACCGGAATTTTTTCAGCCGCTTAGAACGCTGTCGCAACATTATCATGATCGTGCTGCTGCCCTTGGCGCCGCTGAGAGCGTCGTGGCCATTCTCAACGAACCCAACCAAGTAGCTTCCTCTCCGTTGCCGCCCTCTGCGTCTGGCGTGCTCCTCGAGCTTGATGGCGTCGATATTCGCTACGCTGAACGTACGCCGGTGCTCAGCGATGTGAGTATGTCGCTAAGGCAGGGCGATGTGGCCGTGCTCACCGGTGAGTCTGGTAGCGGTAAGTCGTCACTGCTGGCACTCATGGCGGGGTTCATGAGGCCTACTCGTGGAGTGTGCCGCATCGACCTTTCTATTCCTATTGCTTGGCTGGATCAAGCGCCGTGCATACTGCAGGGCTCTTTAGCTGATAATCTGCGCATTGCTTCTCCAAAGGCGGATGACGCTGCGCTCGTGAAAGCTTTGCAGCGAGCCGGGCTTGGCAAGCTATTGGCAAGTTTGCCCCATGGATTGGAAACGACCGTGGGTGAACGTGGTGTTGGCCTTTCTGGTGGACAGGCGCAGCGGCTTGCGCTGGCGCGCGTGTATCTTAGTCAGGCTCGGCTTATTTTGCTCGATGAACCGACGGCAAGTTTAGACGCAGAAACGGAAAGCGTGGTCATCCAGGCGCTGCTCGAATGGGCAGGTGAGGGGCGTACGCTAGTCATGGCGACGCATCACCCGGCCGTCATGACGGTAGCCAATCGCCACTTTGTATGCCGCTCAGGCCAGCTGGTGGAGGTAAAGCAATGA
- the cydC gene encoding thiol reductant ABC exporter subunit CydC: MMALFRDVAPWLKLLLRRRQQFWLGALLVWVTLLAGLSLLGLSGWFIVSCALAGIALAAGLPSTLDVYVPGGGIRFFALLRTLARYVERLYNHSTVLTLLADLRYRVFGDLTGLDDATLKRQRASEWLSRLTADIDQLNNLYLRCLIPPVAALLTVLVVSGFIAIWLPWVAVVMALVFTLLWLVVTVGFGWIGFGNSYQHVSDQEELRRLVLDQVQASAELRSYQTSGWHRQKIQNLEAVSTENQRRLALKLALGNAFVSAVTGLMLIATLWLGSLAFSAEQVVGPVLVMAVIAVLGMNEVFALLPAAFLKLGASYAAVQRLNALKPLAPVIDMQGLPYRADEHAIQLVSVHYAYPNTMYPALVDVQATLLPHTRVVITGVSGSGKSTLASVLMGRMAPTQGEIRVAGVPPHRLSTESRAEYFAFLTQQTDLFDGTLESNLRIAKPSATDDELWRVLNMVGLEDWVAQQPKRLSTNVGEKGQQLSGGQARRVALARLMLRDPSVVLLDEPFASVDADTAKHLAAALDRWLARRTVIFFVHQTEDAALLAGIDAWWHLDGGRLCTDTTSFSQPQAGAPYE; encoded by the coding sequence ATGATGGCCCTTTTTCGTGACGTTGCGCCTTGGCTTAAGTTACTGCTTCGCCGCCGTCAACAGTTCTGGTTGGGAGCCTTATTGGTTTGGGTGACCTTGCTTGCGGGTTTGTCACTACTAGGACTGTCCGGATGGTTCATCGTGTCCTGCGCCTTGGCGGGGATCGCGCTCGCGGCGGGTCTTCCGTCGACGTTGGACGTATACGTACCCGGTGGAGGCATCCGCTTTTTTGCCCTGCTGAGGACTTTGGCGCGGTACGTTGAGCGTTTATACAACCATAGCACCGTGCTTACCCTGTTGGCCGATCTACGCTACCGAGTGTTCGGTGATTTGACAGGCCTGGATGATGCGACTCTCAAACGGCAACGTGCAAGTGAATGGCTCAGCCGTCTAACGGCAGATATCGATCAACTCAATAACCTCTACTTACGTTGTCTGATCCCTCCGGTAGCGGCGCTGCTGACCGTACTCGTGGTCTCCGGGTTCATCGCCATATGGCTACCTTGGGTTGCTGTGGTGATGGCTTTGGTATTCACGCTGCTTTGGCTAGTGGTGACGGTCGGTTTTGGTTGGATCGGCTTCGGTAATAGCTACCAGCACGTCAGTGATCAAGAGGAGCTACGTCGATTGGTATTGGATCAGGTGCAGGCATCTGCGGAGCTGCGTAGCTATCAAACAAGCGGGTGGCATCGCCAGAAAATCCAGAATCTCGAAGCAGTATCCACCGAGAACCAGCGTCGTTTGGCTTTGAAATTGGCCTTGGGCAACGCCTTCGTTTCTGCGGTGACCGGGCTGATGCTCATCGCCACGCTATGGCTGGGAAGTTTGGCGTTTTCGGCAGAGCAGGTCGTGGGTCCGGTGCTCGTCATGGCCGTGATTGCTGTGCTGGGAATGAACGAAGTGTTCGCGTTGCTCCCCGCGGCGTTCTTGAAACTGGGCGCGAGTTACGCAGCCGTGCAGCGTTTGAATGCTCTCAAACCCCTAGCGCCTGTAATCGACATGCAAGGGCTTCCCTATCGTGCCGATGAGCATGCCATCCAGCTTGTTTCCGTTCATTACGCTTATCCCAACACGATGTATCCAGCACTGGTCGATGTACAGGCGACGCTCTTGCCACATACCCGAGTCGTGATTACTGGTGTGTCGGGATCTGGTAAATCGACGTTGGCCAGTGTGTTGATGGGACGTATGGCACCGACCCAGGGCGAGATTCGTGTCGCTGGAGTGCCGCCACATCGTCTCTCCACAGAGAGTCGAGCCGAGTATTTCGCCTTTCTCACTCAGCAAACGGATCTATTCGATGGAACGCTTGAGTCGAATTTACGGATCGCCAAGCCGAGCGCTACCGATGACGAGTTGTGGCGGGTACTCAACATGGTGGGCTTGGAAGACTGGGTAGCACAGCAGCCTAAGCGGCTCTCGACGAACGTGGGCGAAAAAGGCCAGCAATTGTCTGGAGGTCAGGCAAGAAGGGTTGCTTTGGCGAGATTGATGCTGCGCGATCCATCTGTTGTGTTGTTGGATGAACCGTTTGCTAGCGTAGACGCCGATACGGCAAAGCACTTGGCCGCGGCGCTAGATCGCTGGCTCGCACGGCGAACCGTGATTTTCTTCGTTCATCAAACCGAGGACGCGGCGCTTTTGGCTGGGATCGATGCTTGGTGGCACCTTGATGGTGGGCGCTTATGTACCGATACTACTTCTTTCTCCCAACCGCAAGCAGGCGCGCCGTATGAATGA
- a CDS encoding adenosine deaminase, whose translation MNEFLRQLPKVELHLHIEGTLEPELMFALAARNGIELPYASVDEAKAAYDFKDLQGFLDLYYQGMNVLRNEQDFYDLAMDYFKRARSEGVMHIDIHFDPQAHLQRGVPLEVVMAGLLRAKEEAEASLDLTIGMIMAFLRDRPADEALHVLEQASPYWKFLDAIGLDSAERDHPPVKFQALFARAKELGLVRVAHAGEEGPAEYIAQALDILEVQRIDHGVRCLESDDVVKRLRDQQTVLTVCPLSNVSLKVVERLSDHALPQLLAEGLKVTISSDDPAYFGGGLLENHLACADAFGWDEDTFRMLNRYAIEEAFVSEQRRDELLKRLAAA comes from the coding sequence ATGAATGAGTTTTTACGTCAACTTCCCAAAGTCGAGCTCCACTTGCATATTGAAGGCACCTTGGAGCCTGAGCTCATGTTCGCACTGGCGGCCCGTAACGGGATCGAGTTGCCCTATGCGTCCGTGGACGAAGCGAAAGCGGCCTACGATTTCAAAGACCTTCAAGGGTTTTTAGATCTTTATTACCAAGGCATGAACGTACTGCGCAATGAACAAGACTTTTACGATCTTGCCATGGACTATTTCAAGCGTGCCCGTAGCGAAGGGGTGATGCATATCGACATCCACTTCGACCCCCAGGCGCATCTACAGCGCGGCGTACCGCTCGAAGTCGTCATGGCCGGTCTTCTACGGGCGAAAGAGGAGGCCGAAGCATCGTTGGATTTGACGATCGGCATGATCATGGCTTTTCTTCGTGATCGTCCCGCCGATGAAGCGTTGCATGTGCTTGAACAGGCCTCTCCCTATTGGAAGTTCCTGGATGCTATCGGACTCGATAGCGCCGAGCGCGATCATCCTCCGGTCAAGTTTCAAGCGCTGTTCGCTCGCGCCAAGGAACTTGGTCTGGTCCGTGTTGCCCACGCCGGAGAAGAGGGACCTGCCGAATACATTGCTCAAGCGCTCGATATCCTAGAAGTGCAACGTATCGATCACGGCGTGCGCTGTCTGGAAAGCGATGACGTGGTCAAGCGTTTGCGTGATCAGCAAACGGTCCTGACCGTGTGTCCGCTGTCAAACGTCAGCTTGAAAGTTGTCGAGCGGCTAAGTGACCACGCTTTGCCCCAACTGTTGGCCGAGGGGCTCAAAGTCACCATTAGCTCCGACGACCCTGCCTATTTCGGCGGTGGATTGCTGGAGAACCATTTGGCGTGTGCCGATGCGTTTGGCTGGGATGAAGATACCTTTCGAATGCTCAATCGTTACGCTATCGAGGAGGCATTTGTCAGCGAGCAGCGACGCGACGAACTTCTCAAACGTTTAGCCGCTGCTTGA
- the guaD gene encoding guanine deaminase has translation MTSTDTLIRAELVSFARDPGDDDLPTPGSLEHYNDGVLWLREGHIQAIGHYGDLVDQLPLHSQILDYRGKLILPGFIDTHVHYVQLDIMASYGRQLLDWLNDYTFPEECRFANHAHAQALSNAFLDEMLRAGTTTAQVFGSSHPGSVDAFFSACQKRQLRMLVGKVLMDRNAPDALMDGATGIADTERLIEDWHGQQRLGYSVTPRFAPTSTKTQMDAAGALLRNDPSLWLQTHLAENSGELDWVAELFPGSRDYLAVYEDAGLVGPRSTFAHGIHLDNGMRQRLAERGANIAFCPSSNLFLGSGLFDRDAAKETGMSFTYASDIGAGTDLSGFGTLKSAYQVGQLRGQPLTAWQGFYGLTHGNAKALSLDHHIGQLAPSYEADFVVIDPHATSLLERRIQHCTTLGERLFALMMLADDRAIYETWAGGVCQHRRD, from the coding sequence ATGACTTCTACCGATACGTTGATTCGTGCAGAGCTGGTGAGCTTTGCTCGTGACCCAGGGGACGATGACCTGCCGACACCTGGCAGCCTCGAGCATTACAACGATGGTGTCCTGTGGCTTCGAGAGGGCCATATCCAGGCGATTGGCCACTACGGCGATCTCGTCGATCAACTTCCGCTGCACAGCCAGATCCTCGACTATCGCGGCAAATTGATCCTGCCCGGTTTTATCGACACCCACGTACACTATGTTCAGCTCGATATCATGGCGTCGTATGGCCGCCAGCTTTTGGACTGGCTGAATGACTATACCTTTCCTGAGGAGTGCCGCTTTGCCAACCATGCCCATGCACAAGCGCTGTCCAATGCCTTTCTAGACGAGATGCTAAGAGCCGGCACGACGACGGCTCAAGTGTTCGGTTCTAGCCATCCAGGATCGGTCGATGCCTTCTTTAGTGCTTGCCAGAAGCGCCAGTTACGCATGCTCGTTGGAAAAGTCTTGATGGATCGCAATGCACCCGACGCATTAATGGACGGTGCAACGGGCATTGCCGATACGGAGCGTTTGATCGAGGATTGGCACGGCCAACAGCGGCTAGGCTACAGCGTAACGCCTCGCTTTGCGCCCACGTCGACGAAGACTCAAATGGATGCGGCGGGTGCCCTGCTACGCAACGACCCATCGCTATGGCTGCAAACACACCTTGCCGAAAATAGCGGCGAACTCGACTGGGTGGCCGAACTTTTCCCAGGCAGTCGAGATTACCTAGCGGTGTACGAGGACGCTGGCCTCGTAGGCCCTCGCAGCACCTTTGCTCACGGTATTCATCTCGACAACGGCATGCGTCAACGTCTAGCCGAGCGAGGCGCCAACATTGCGTTCTGCCCAAGCTCTAATCTATTTCTGGGTAGCGGACTTTTCGATCGAGACGCTGCAAAAGAAACAGGTATGTCCTTTACCTACGCCAGCGACATTGGTGCCGGTACCGATCTTTCGGGTTTCGGAACGTTGAAAAGCGCTTACCAGGTGGGCCAACTTCGCGGCCAGCCACTGACGGCATGGCAAGGTTTTTACGGCTTGACCCACGGTAACGCCAAAGCGCTGTCACTGGATCATCACATTGGACAACTTGCCCCCTCCTACGAAGCCGATTTCGTCGTCATCGACCCACATGCCACGTCGCTTCTTGAGCGCCGCATTCAGCACTGCACCACGCTGGGCGAGCGCCTCTTCGCCCTCATGATGCTGGCCGATGATCGCGCCATCTATGAAACCTGGGCAGGCGGCGTTTGCCAGCATCGCCGGGATTGA
- the xdhC gene encoding xanthine dehydrogenase accessory protein XdhC, producing the protein MTTPPDTWHAALHRLQQSGTPHVLATQVTCAGSTPREPGARMVITDDALFDTLGGGTFEWQTISAARGLLRQGDAGFHLEAFSLGGRSGQCCGGFVNVLLEVFPGASPRLALFGAGHVGHEIVKLSAPLPWHIDWYDSRSDSFRNCADEQPRLSCHLLQNVTSCIMALPAACHALVMTHSHDEDYALIAALLKRPDITTIGLIGSDSKWVSFQRRLSRDGFQPNEIQRVRCPIGAIHGNKLSNKTPYAIAMTVVTELLSLTDKPIDRQTRGLEPAVLRSLFNDTATSSS; encoded by the coding sequence ATGACCACGCCCCCTGACACTTGGCATGCTGCGCTTCATCGTTTACAGCAAAGCGGTACGCCGCATGTCCTCGCGACCCAAGTGACGTGTGCAGGTTCGACCCCCCGCGAGCCGGGAGCTCGCATGGTGATTACCGATGATGCTCTTTTCGACACGCTGGGGGGTGGCACCTTCGAGTGGCAAACCATTAGCGCTGCCAGAGGTTTACTGCGACAAGGAGACGCTGGGTTTCATCTCGAGGCCTTTTCCCTAGGCGGTCGCAGCGGTCAGTGCTGCGGTGGCTTCGTCAACGTGCTACTCGAGGTATTCCCAGGCGCTTCCCCACGCCTCGCGCTATTTGGCGCTGGTCATGTCGGCCATGAAATCGTCAAACTGAGCGCCCCTCTTCCTTGGCATATCGATTGGTACGATAGCCGCAGCGACAGTTTCCGCAACTGCGCAGACGAACAGCCGCGATTGAGCTGTCATCTATTGCAAAACGTGACTTCTTGCATCATGGCCCTCCCTGCCGCATGCCACGCTCTTGTGATGACTCACAGCCACGATGAAGATTACGCCCTGATTGCAGCACTACTCAAACGCCCGGACATAACCACCATTGGGCTAATCGGTTCAGACAGTAAATGGGTAAGCTTTCAACGACGCTTATCGCGTGATGGCTTTCAACCCAACGAGATTCAGCGCGTACGCTGCCCTATTGGCGCGATCCACGGCAACAAACTTAGCAACAAAACGCCCTATGCGATTGCCATGACCGTCGTCACCGAGCTTTTATCACTAACTGACAAACCCATTGATCGACAAACACGCGGGCTTGAGCCCGCTGTTCTGCGCTCTCTATTTAACGATACGGCGACATCCTCGAGCTAA